One Megalops cyprinoides isolate fMegCyp1 chromosome 17, fMegCyp1.pri, whole genome shotgun sequence DNA window includes the following coding sequences:
- the LOC118792106 gene encoding mitochondrial basic amino acids transporter-like isoform X2, with translation MFGLYKGIGSPMMGLTFINAIVFGVQGNTMRFLGRDTPMNQFLAGAAAGTIQCVICCPMELAKTRMQMQGTGEKKSKRKLYKNSLDCLVRIYNREGVRGINRGMVTTLIRETPGFGVYFLAYDMLTRSLGCEPDDPYMIPKLLVAGGMSGIASWLSTYPVDVIKSRLQADGVGGVSQYSGIMDCVRQSWQREGWRVFTRGLTSTLLRAFPVNAATFATVTLVLMYARQEEGGKDCEPAPHALQQQAQPSSL, from the coding sequence ATGTTTGGGCTGTACAAGGGCATCGGCTCCCCCATGATGGGCCTGACCTTCATCAACGCCATCGTCTTTGGCGTCCAGGGCAACACCATGAGGTTCCTGGGCCGGGACACGCCCATGAACCAGTTCCTGGCGGGCGCGGCGGCAGGCACCATCCAGTGCGTCATCTGCTGCCCGATGGAGCTGGCCAAGACACGCATGCAGATGCAGGGAACGGGCGAGAAGAAGTCCAAGAGGAAGCTGTACAAGAACTCGCTGGACTGCCTGGTGCGCATCTACAACCGTGAGGGCGTGCGCGGCATCAACCGAGGCATGGTGACCACGCTGATCCGCGAGACGCCGGGCTTCGGCGTCTACTTCCTGGCGTACGACATGCTGACGCGCTCGCTGGGCTGCGAGCCCGACGACCCCTACATGATCCCCAAGCTGCTGGTCGCCGGCGGCATGTCCGGCATCGCCTCCTGGCTCTCCACCTACCCGGTGGACGTGATCAAGTCCCGCCTCCAGGCGGACGGCGTGGGCGGGGTCAGCCAGTACAGCGGCATCATGGACTGCGTGCGGCAGAGCTGGCAGCGCGAGGGCTGGCGGGTGTTCACGCGCGGCCTCACCTCCACGCTGCTGCGCGCCTTCCCCGTCAACGCCGCCACCTTCGCCACCGTGACGCTCGTCCTCATGTACGCGCGGCAGGAGGAGGGCGGCAAGGACTGCGAGCCCGCCCCCCACGcgctgcagcagcaggcccagCCCTCCAGCCTGTGA
- the LOC118792106 gene encoding mitochondrial basic amino acids transporter-like isoform X1 produces the protein MWGKSLERVPRSALTAGGLLQVRLQVQSVEKPLYRGTFHCFQSIVRQESMFGLYKGIGSPMMGLTFINAIVFGVQGNTMRFLGRDTPMNQFLAGAAAGTIQCVICCPMELAKTRMQMQGTGEKKSKRKLYKNSLDCLVRIYNREGVRGINRGMVTTLIRETPGFGVYFLAYDMLTRSLGCEPDDPYMIPKLLVAGGMSGIASWLSTYPVDVIKSRLQADGVGGVSQYSGIMDCVRQSWQREGWRVFTRGLTSTLLRAFPVNAATFATVTLVLMYARQEEGGKDCEPAPHALQQQAQPSSL, from the exons ATGTGGGGGAAGAGCCTCGAACGCGTGCCCCGATCAGCTCTGACGGCCGGCGGTCTCTTGCAGGTGCGGCTCCAGGTTCAAAGCGTGGAGAAGCCTCTGTACCGGGGGACCTTTCACTGCTTCCAGTCCATCGTGCGCCAGGAATCC ATGTTTGGGCTGTACAAGGGCATCGGCTCCCCCATGATGGGCCTGACCTTCATCAACGCCATCGTCTTTGGCGTCCAGGGCAACACCATGAGGTTCCTGGGCCGGGACACGCCCATGAACCAGTTCCTGGCGGGCGCGGCGGCAGGCACCATCCAGTGCGTCATCTGCTGCCCGATGGAGCTGGCCAAGACACGCATGCAGATGCAGGGAACGGGCGAGAAGAAGTCCAAGAGGAAGCTGTACAAGAACTCGCTGGACTGCCTGGTGCGCATCTACAACCGTGAGGGCGTGCGCGGCATCAACCGAGGCATGGTGACCACGCTGATCCGCGAGACGCCGGGCTTCGGCGTCTACTTCCTGGCGTACGACATGCTGACGCGCTCGCTGGGCTGCGAGCCCGACGACCCCTACATGATCCCCAAGCTGCTGGTCGCCGGCGGCATGTCCGGCATCGCCTCCTGGCTCTCCACCTACCCGGTGGACGTGATCAAGTCCCGCCTCCAGGCGGACGGCGTGGGCGGGGTCAGCCAGTACAGCGGCATCATGGACTGCGTGCGGCAGAGCTGGCAGCGCGAGGGCTGGCGGGTGTTCACGCGCGGCCTCACCTCCACGCTGCTGCGCGCCTTCCCCGTCAACGCCGCCACCTTCGCCACCGTGACGCTCGTCCTCATGTACGCGCGGCAGGAGGAGGGCGGCAAGGACTGCGAGCCCGCCCCCCACGcgctgcagcagcaggcccagCCCTCCAGCCTGTGA